The stretch of DNA ttcccatGTGTCATAAATGCAATTTCACAATATGAGATGCTAGAGGGGAACATAGCTCAAGCATTATTCCTTTTTCTGCTCCCCGGTGTCACAATACCGGATATAACTTGCAcagtaaaagtttaaaaaagtaaaaaagtgtACAGGAAACGTGTCTAAGGGGAAGAGACTCATTATGTCGCACactttgtgtcagtgtgaggtTTCAAATAATGTGTCTCTTGTTTTCATGAAGTCTGAAttttcatgatgttttttttcttagtctctttttttgttggtaTTACTTTCCTTTATTCTGGCAAAACTTCCCTTTTTCATCTTTACACAAGACGACCAGAAATGCTGGTGTAATTTGTTTTACAGCTCACGCAGTTGAAAAAGACGATGTGGTGTAAGGGTGTGAAGTCACTGAGGACGAACTTTCATGACGGGTGACTGACAAGTTTGTGGCATTTTTGTGGCAAAACCAAGCATAGTTATCTTTCAACATAATCCTGTGAGGCATATTGAAATCTTCTTTCTAGAAGTTGGCCTCTTGAACCCTGAGGAATTCCACAGCAGCCAGATTATCATCCTCATAGCCTTCATTAAATTGACTGGTTGAGTTAGTCCTCTCCGGGCTCTTGGTCACCCTGCAGTTTCTGACTCTGATTCCTGCTGTCCATGGATAGCTGTGAGGTGACAGTTTGTGAGCATCCCTCCCCTTTTACAAACCTCTTCAGATGGGCCATAATGAACTTTCTGAACTTCCTTGTGGCAAAATAATAAACCACAGGATCCAAAATGCAGTTCAGGCCCATCAGAACCAGAGTGACCTGATGTGCATCGTTGAGGACCTGTCGAGTGTTCTCGTCCCAGCCCACATGGCCCCAGCCTTCTGGGATCTGCAGCACCGCCAGCGCCCATAATCCCTGAACTACGTGGTGAGGCAAGaaacacagaacaaacactCCCACCACTgtccacagcagctgcagagcccTCCTCTTCACCCCTCTGGGCCTTTTAGACGAGAAGGACGCGTTCCTGTTGGACTTTCTGGACATGATTGTGGAGGACTGGGTAGGATTTTGAGTAAGTAAGGCTCGGGCAATGAGGAAATTGCACACCACAACgagaaaaaagacaacaaaaaacagtccaataattaaaaaatgagtGACGGCCACTTGTCTCTTGTCAGAGACAGTTTGATTCTGGTAACCCTCAAAACAGCGATTGAAGTTGTTATCAGTGTTGATTGCTGGAGACGTCAGATACGGAATAGTCATCGACAGGGTCAACGCCCAGATCACGACA from Parambassis ranga chromosome 22, fParRan2.1, whole genome shotgun sequence encodes:
- the ptafr gene encoding platelet-activating factor receptor, whose translation is MTEMYTANPTAVSETPGLNSTFLDSEFRYVLFPVVYSIIFLLGIFANLYVLFVLRCLREAKAMGEIRIYMTNLTIADLLFVCALPFWIGYYSRKGHWVFGDFMCRLTGSFFFINTYSTILFLGAISVNRYWAVTRPLDVASSDHRRRGIIVCVVIWALTLSMTIPYLTSPAINTDNNFNRCFEGYQNQTVSDKRQVAVTHFLIIGLFFVVFFLVVVCNFLIARALLTQNPTQSSTIMSRKSNRNASFSSKRPRGVKRRALQLLWTVVGVFVLCFLPHHVVQGLWALAVLQIPEGWGHVGWDENTRQVLNDAHQVTLVLMGLNCILDPVVYYFATRKFRKFIMAHLKRFVKGEGCSQTVTSQLSMDSRNQSQKLQGDQEPGED